A genomic region of Leptolyngbya sp. NIES-2104 contains the following coding sequences:
- a CDS encoding CAP domain-containing protein has product MATLFPGQSLAPGQSLKSDNQLYTLILQTDGNVVLYNQRFQPLWSTQTGGAAQPGVLVMQTDGNLVLYDVGWQPRWATGTANYPGAFLRVQNDGNLVVYRSGSQTETADNAVWASGSVEQPGGLNAQAQEILAVHNRYRAEVGLPLLQWSSALSASAQQWANQLAQTNTFQHSGRGGENLAKGTAGAFSLTQFVDLWGNEKRSFISGIFPNVSSTGNWKDVGHYTQMIWRNTNEVGGGVATGNGSDVLVCHYSPAGNVMNQPVL; this is encoded by the coding sequence ATGGCAACTCTTTTTCCTGGTCAGTCTCTAGCACCCGGACAAAGCTTGAAATCTGATAACCAGCTTTACACCTTGATTTTGCAAACGGATGGTAATGTGGTGCTTTACAATCAGCGATTTCAGCCCTTGTGGTCAACTCAGACGGGCGGAGCAGCTCAGCCCGGTGTATTGGTGATGCAAACCGATGGTAACTTGGTGCTGTATGACGTTGGATGGCAACCTAGATGGGCGACGGGTACAGCGAACTATCCTGGGGCTTTTCTCAGAGTTCAAAACGATGGCAATCTAGTGGTTTATCGATCGGGTTCCCAAACTGAAACAGCCGACAATGCAGTCTGGGCATCAGGCAGTGTCGAGCAACCCGGAGGATTGAATGCTCAAGCTCAGGAGATTTTGGCGGTTCACAATCGCTATCGGGCGGAAGTCGGTTTGCCTCTTTTGCAATGGTCATCCGCTCTCAGTGCAAGTGCTCAACAATGGGCGAATCAATTGGCACAAACAAACACCTTTCAACATAGTGGAAGAGGTGGAGAAAATCTCGCGAAAGGAACGGCGGGCGCTTTTTCTTTGACGCAGTTTGTTGATCTGTGGGGCAATGAAAAGAGAAGTTTTATCAGTGGTATCTTTCCAAACGTTTCTAGTACCGGGAATTGGAAAGATGTCGGACATTACACGCAAATGATTTGGAGAAATACTAACGAGGTTGGGGGTGGTGTCGCGACCGGAAATGGCAGTGATGTGCTTGTGTGTCACTACAGTCCAGCAGGCAATGTAATGAATCAGCCAGTGCTTTAA
- a CDS encoding biotin/lipoyl-binding protein, producing the protein MIPQASGRITGVFFQKGQEVHKGQLLFTLDDRSQTATIQGS; encoded by the coding sequence GTGATTCCTCAAGCGTCTGGGAGAATTACGGGCGTTTTCTTTCAGAAAGGTCAGGAAGTGCATAAAGGGCAATTGTTATTTACGCTAGATGATCGATCACAAACTGCAACGATTCAAGGAAGTTAG
- a CDS encoding filamentous hemagglutinin N-terminal domain-containing protein — protein sequence MRRTVTGLGLVMMSFSVIAEQSKAQIIIPDSTLNTVVNTSNNRDFTITGGITAGTHLFHSFREFSIPTNGAARFANPTNIQTIFSRVTGGTASNIDGLLQTNGSASLFLLNPNGILFGANARLNIGGSFIGTTADRVKFADGSEFSATSTDRPLLTISAPIGLQMGQTPGEIRVRGTGHTQTYPGSPYVPFDRNNSDRGLSVPAGKTLGLIGGNLVLERGILTAEGGHVELGAVTESQIPIRLSQTETGWGFGYDGIAKYGDIRLNQRSLVDASGIGNGSIQLQGRQIDLLNGSTLLIQNIGTQAAGTMRVNASEALTLQGDDLGGLAVSEIRTENLSSGKGADIVINAPQIAIRDGAQVSAWSLGSGTGGALQVNADRSLQIIGFASGNSARNSFLGSANFGTAGSSGNVLVSTSQLSVTNGGVLTSTSAGVSRGGNVTINARESIQVSGITPIVLTPSLISTIAFASGNAGRLTIDSKQITVTNGGNITASTLASGASGDLIIRASEFIRVEGQFVTDITSRPSQIIAASDLSVPSVRLAFGLPPLPTGTAGSLSIQTPQLQVLNGGEISVRNDSVNGNAGTLQIQADSVLLDHQGKLTAPALNGRGGNISLDAQSLHLNNGAQVNASTLSGQAGDIRLAVRGKLQLSNQSEVLSNVQQAGQGGNITIEAADLRLNRASRITTNVQGTATGGTIQVSGDRLVLREGSTLSAVTAGAGNAGNVSVNVKEIDIAGVANTEIRGVGMTPTPSFIGSGTFPGSRGQGGSLTINSDRIRVSDGALISAGTLGQGNAGDAVIRARESITLSGVSPLPAPLFGYRTSHPSRISASSLSNASAGSVNIQTPLLTLSDGAVIEVNSRGQGGAGNLEITSDRVRLNNQASLAAEVAGGRQGNIKINTNLLTLRRGSQITTNATKNAEGGNITINAPILLGLENSDIIANAVQGQGGKINITTQGIFGLQYRDRLTPESDITASSDFGIDGTVQINNIGLDPNSGLIELSAELADAGQKVAEGCSTTQGSSFIITGRGGIPESPINEFTVYSTWADLRPVTPSTSTSMLPPVAQPLREATSWYRNSQTGQIELIVDRPMVLHQPITCGAARD from the coding sequence ATGCGCCGTACCGTTACGGGTTTAGGCTTAGTAATGATGAGCTTCAGTGTTATTGCTGAACAGAGCAAAGCTCAAATCATCATTCCTGACAGCACACTAAACACGGTTGTCAACACGTCTAACAACCGAGACTTTACGATTACGGGTGGCATCACTGCTGGCACTCATCTCTTTCACAGCTTCCGTGAATTTTCGATTCCCACAAACGGAGCTGCACGGTTCGCCAATCCTACCAATATTCAAACAATCTTCAGCCGAGTCACCGGAGGAACCGCCTCAAATATTGATGGCTTGCTACAGACGAATGGCAGTGCCAGTCTATTTCTGCTCAATCCGAATGGAATTCTTTTCGGCGCGAATGCTCGATTGAACATAGGAGGTTCCTTTATCGGAACGACTGCCGATCGCGTTAAATTTGCAGATGGTAGCGAGTTTAGTGCCACATCAACCGATCGACCATTGTTAACGATCAGTGCACCAATTGGACTGCAAATGGGGCAGACTCCCGGCGAAATTCGAGTCCGAGGAACAGGACATACACAAACCTATCCTGGATCGCCTTATGTTCCATTTGACCGGAATAATAGCGATCGTGGATTATCTGTTCCAGCAGGCAAAACGCTGGGCTTAATCGGAGGCAACTTAGTTTTAGAGCGTGGGATTTTGACCGCAGAAGGTGGACACGTCGAATTAGGTGCAGTCACCGAGTCCCAAATTCCAATTCGCTTGAGTCAAACCGAGACAGGTTGGGGCTTCGGATACGATGGCATTGCAAAATATGGCGATATTCGTCTCAATCAGCGATCGCTGGTCGATGCAAGTGGAATCGGCAACGGTTCGATCCAACTGCAAGGACGACAAATTGATTTACTAAACGGCTCGACACTGCTGATTCAAAACATCGGAACACAAGCCGCAGGAACAATGCGAGTGAATGCCTCTGAAGCGCTAACGTTACAAGGCGATGACTTAGGTGGACTGGCAGTGAGTGAAATTCGTACAGAAAACCTATCGAGCGGCAAAGGTGCCGATATTGTGATCAATGCGCCTCAGATCGCGATTCGAGATGGAGCGCAAGTTTCAGCTTGGTCACTGGGTTCTGGAACTGGAGGAGCCTTGCAAGTGAATGCCGATCGCAGCCTTCAGATTATCGGATTTGCATCTGGAAATTCTGCTAGAAACAGCTTTCTAGGAAGCGCGAATTTTGGAACTGCGGGATCATCGGGCAATGTTCTGGTTTCGACAAGCCAGCTTAGTGTCACAAATGGTGGAGTTTTGACTTCGACGAGTGCTGGCGTGAGTCGGGGCGGCAACGTCACTATCAATGCGAGAGAATCGATTCAAGTTTCCGGGATAACCCCGATCGTGCTGACTCCTTCGTTAATTAGCACGATCGCATTTGCGTCTGGAAATGCTGGACGATTAACGATCGATTCTAAGCAGATTACTGTAACGAATGGCGGTAATATCACCGCTTCCACCTTAGCGAGTGGTGCATCTGGGGATTTAATCATTCGTGCTTCTGAATTTATTCGGGTTGAAGGGCAGTTTGTCACAGATATTACGTCTCGTCCAAGTCAAATCATCGCTGCGAGTGATCTTTCTGTTCCGAGTGTCCGTCTCGCTTTTGGTCTACCGCCCTTGCCAACAGGAACAGCAGGTAGCTTATCGATTCAAACTCCCCAATTGCAGGTTTTGAATGGTGGAGAAATATCGGTTCGCAACGATAGCGTCAATGGGAATGCTGGAACGCTACAGATTCAGGCGGATTCTGTCTTGCTCGACCATCAAGGCAAACTGACAGCACCTGCACTCAATGGACGAGGTGGCAACATCAGTCTAGATGCTCAAAGCTTACACCTCAACAATGGTGCACAAGTGAATGCTTCCACACTGTCTGGACAAGCTGGGGATATTCGATTAGCGGTGCGGGGTAAATTGCAGCTATCGAACCAATCAGAAGTTTTATCGAATGTTCAGCAAGCCGGACAAGGTGGAAATATCACGATCGAAGCCGCCGATCTTAGACTCAATCGCGCCAGCCGCATCACCACCAACGTTCAGGGAACAGCGACGGGAGGAACAATTCAGGTGAGCGGCGATCGACTGGTGCTGCGAGAAGGTTCAACGCTATCCGCTGTGACAGCAGGCGCGGGAAATGCAGGAAATGTCAGCGTCAATGTCAAAGAAATTGATATTGCGGGAGTGGCTAACACCGAGATTCGAGGCGTGGGAATGACACCGACACCGAGCTTCATCGGTAGCGGCACTTTTCCCGGCAGTCGAGGTCAGGGCGGAAGTTTAACCATCAACAGCGATCGCATTCGCGTTTCTGACGGAGCATTGATTAGTGCTGGAACATTGGGACAGGGGAATGCGGGAGATGCGGTAATTCGTGCCCGTGAATCGATTACTTTAAGCGGAGTGAGTCCTTTACCTGCTCCGTTGTTTGGCTATCGTACTTCCCATCCCAGCCGTATTTCTGCAAGTTCTCTGTCGAATGCTTCTGCGGGTTCAGTAAACATCCAAACGCCGCTCTTGACCCTGAGCGATGGAGCTGTGATCGAGGTGAACAGTCGAGGACAAGGAGGAGCCGGAAACTTAGAAATTACCAGCGATCGAGTTCGGTTAAACAATCAAGCCAGTTTAGCGGCAGAAGTTGCGGGCGGCAGACAAGGCAACATTAAGATCAACACAAATCTACTCACGCTGCGGCGTGGCAGTCAGATCACAACGAACGCGACGAAAAACGCTGAAGGAGGCAATATCACGATCAATGCTCCGATTCTGTTGGGGTTAGAAAACAGCGATATTATTGCAAATGCGGTTCAAGGTCAGGGTGGAAAGATCAACATTACAACCCAGGGAATTTTTGGTTTACAGTACCGCGATCGCTTAACGCCTGAAAGTGATATTACCGCAAGCTCAGATTTTGGTATTGATGGTACGGTGCAAATCAATAATATTGGTCTTGATCCAAATTCAGGCTTAATTGAACTATCTGCGGAACTTGCGGATGCGGGTCAAAAGGTTGCAGAAGGGTGCTCTACGACGCAGGGCAGTAGTTTTATTATCACAGGACGCGGCGGAATTCCTGAAAGCCCGATCAATGAGTTTACCGTGTATTCCACTTGGGCAGATTTGCGTCCAGTAACTCCATCGACTTCGACTTCTATGTTGCCTCCTGTTGCTCAACCGTTACGAGAAGCGACTTCCTGGTATCGCAATTCCCAAACCGGTCAGATCGAGCTAATTGTTGATCGACCAATGGTATTGCACCAACCCATCACTTGTGGAGCAGCGAGAGATTAG
- a CDS encoding sugar MFS transporter — protein MRLKSRSSDRLWIGVALIFYSFVAIGIAEGGLGVLLPSILETYKLTPATVTLLFISQVSGYAIAATTTSLLTHRFGLARTMLLGVILLTSALCLYASTNHWSVMIATGSLLGFGIGLIDAGGNTFIASDQRNANLMGLLHAFYGVGALSGPALATTLLTFGVQWRQIYAVIATIVSLSIVGLLWAVLHQYTPLQQRFTSESSGRSNLAAAVKNPIVIVSAVLLAIYVGTEAGIGNWAYTVQHVSRGISTQTAGYSVAGYWVGLTIGRLSFGQLVNRLGANRTITYSLALLIVGLLVWWQIPSAWLILPVLGFALATIFPAIMWLTPQRVDRAIVPAAIGLLASMASVGAAMIPTGMGWIANRAGIGVIPGLMLPLAIVMFGLQSWLTLKRNQSARS, from the coding sequence GTGCGATTAAAATCTCGAAGCAGCGATCGATTATGGATTGGGGTTGCTCTGATCTTCTACTCGTTCGTTGCGATCGGGATTGCTGAAGGTGGCTTGGGTGTTCTTTTGCCCTCGATTCTCGAAACTTACAAGCTCACTCCTGCTACAGTGACATTGTTATTTATTAGCCAAGTTTCGGGATATGCGATCGCGGCAACCACAACCAGTCTCTTAACTCATCGATTCGGTTTAGCAAGAACAATGCTATTGGGTGTAATTCTGCTCACCAGTGCTTTGTGTCTCTACGCTTCAACCAATCACTGGAGCGTAATGATCGCAACCGGATCATTGTTAGGATTCGGGATTGGATTAATTGATGCGGGCGGCAATACTTTTATCGCCAGTGATCAACGGAATGCCAACCTGATGGGATTGCTTCATGCGTTCTATGGTGTAGGAGCACTTTCAGGTCCAGCCCTTGCGACTACATTACTCACTTTTGGCGTGCAATGGCGACAAATTTATGCAGTGATTGCCACGATCGTGAGTTTGTCGATCGTCGGGTTACTCTGGGCAGTTCTGCATCAATACACACCGCTACAGCAGCGATTTACCAGTGAAAGTAGTGGTCGATCGAATCTTGCCGCCGCAGTGAAAAACCCGATCGTGATTGTTTCAGCAGTACTACTCGCGATTTATGTTGGAACCGAAGCAGGGATCGGAAACTGGGCGTATACCGTTCAGCATGTGAGCCGAGGAATTTCGACACAGACGGCAGGATATAGCGTTGCAGGCTATTGGGTTGGATTAACGATCGGGCGATTAAGCTTCGGTCAATTAGTCAACCGATTGGGAGCAAATCGCACCATTACTTATTCATTAGCATTGCTCATTGTTGGATTGCTCGTGTGGTGGCAGATTCCGAGTGCATGGCTGATTTTGCCTGTTCTGGGATTTGCTTTAGCAACGATTTTTCCAGCGATCATGTGGTTAACTCCGCAACGAGTTGATCGCGCAATAGTTCCGGCTGCGATCGGGCTATTGGCGAGTATGGCGAGTGTCGGAGCCGCGATGATTCCGACGGGAATGGGCTGGATTGCAAATCGGGCAGGAATTGGAGTGATTCCGGGATTGATGTTACCGCTCGCGATCGTCATGTTCGGGCTACAGAGTTGGTTAACTTTGAAGCGAAATCAATCCGCAAGAAGTTAA
- a CDS encoding DUF1257 domain-containing protein, protein MSHFSTLRSKITDAELLKVSLRDLGFTVETNTEVRGMGCQRVHADIVAVLDGSYDIGWVHNEDGTYSIVADLWGVARKHNLAELMTSVNQKYAVQQTLSAVASRPGLQGANVQVKVRG, encoded by the coding sequence ATGTCACACTTTAGTACACTCCGCAGCAAGATCACCGATGCAGAACTGCTCAAGGTTTCGTTGCGCGACCTCGGTTTCACGGTTGAAACCAATACCGAAGTTCGGGGAATGGGCTGTCAGCGCGTTCATGCTGACATTGTTGCCGTTTTGGACGGTAGCTATGACATTGGTTGGGTTCACAATGAAGATGGAACATACAGCATCGTGGCGGATTTGTGGGGTGTCGCGAGAAAGCACAACCTTGCAGAATTGATGACCTCTGTGAACCAAAAATACGCTGTGCAACAAACCCTTAGCGCAGTTGCAAGCCGTCCTGGACTGCAAGGTGCCAATGTTCAAGTGAAGGTTCGCGGTTAA
- a CDS encoding DoxX family protein, with amino-acid sequence MTVTQSQPRSILSTLLQSDLSPNPTFQAAWLTVRVVVGALMIHNGFSKLADVPGFVDHVMTVIGFPFPVFFTYCAAFAEIGASILLIFGFLTRISALSLAFTMLIAVYFHLKKTGLDVGPLETASLYLLIYLLFTVGGGGSYSIDYLLSKNRS; translated from the coding sequence ATGACCGTTACACAGTCTCAGCCACGATCGATTCTTTCAACGCTTTTACAATCCGATCTTAGTCCGAATCCAACTTTTCAAGCGGCTTGGTTAACGGTGCGGGTTGTCGTCGGTGCATTAATGATTCACAACGGCTTTAGTAAATTAGCAGACGTGCCAGGATTTGTGGATCATGTCATGACCGTGATTGGCTTTCCGTTTCCGGTCTTTTTCACCTACTGTGCAGCATTTGCGGAAATTGGAGCTTCGATTCTATTAATCTTTGGATTTCTCACGCGCATCAGTGCATTGTCACTGGCATTCACGATGCTGATTGCGGTTTACTTCCACTTGAAAAAAACTGGGTTAGATGTTGGACCGTTGGAAACCGCTTCACTGTATTTACTGATTTATCTGTTGTTTACCGTGGGCGGTGGGGGAAGTTATTCGATCGATTATCTGTTATCGAAAAATCGCTCCTAA
- the murF gene encoding UDP-N-acetylmuramoyl-tripeptide--D-alanyl-D-alanine ligase, protein MSFHATLDRLIAILGASFQNLPSSDAKGITTDTRSIQPGEVFLALRGERFDGHDFVRSAIEQGAIAAIVDSEFEAGDLPVLIVQDTLQAYQAIGHWWRKQFKIPIIAITGSVGKTTTKELIAAVLSKYGKVHKTQANYNNEIGVPKTLLELNSDHDFAVIEMGMRALGEIALLSQIASPDISVITNVGTAHIGRLGSREAIAQAKCELLAEMPEDAVAILNHDNPLLLETANTIWHGKSITYGLQGGDLQGQLIDTETLKVRNDRYPLPLPGEHNALNFLAALAVIKALDLDASNLTTGVEVELPSGRARRYELSNDVVILDESYNAGLESMLASLKLLAQTKGDRRIAVLGTMKELGDWSIHYHQQVGEQVKELKLDQLLILADPDEAQAMAIAASPIPAETFTDYTEVIARLNALIQPGDRLLFKASRAVGLDRVVTALIPSK, encoded by the coding sequence ATGTCGTTTCATGCAACGCTCGATCGATTAATCGCAATCCTTGGGGCATCTTTCCAAAATCTACCGAGTTCGGACGCAAAAGGGATTACAACGGATACGCGATCGATTCAACCGGGCGAGGTGTTTCTAGCGTTGCGGGGTGAGCGGTTTGATGGGCATGATTTTGTGCGATCGGCAATTGAACAAGGTGCGATCGCGGCGATTGTTGATTCTGAGTTTGAAGCGGGTGATTTGCCTGTTCTGATTGTTCAAGATACGTTACAGGCATATCAAGCGATCGGGCATTGGTGGCGAAAACAATTCAAGATTCCGATCATTGCGATTACTGGCTCAGTCGGAAAAACGACGACAAAAGAATTGATTGCAGCGGTTTTATCGAAATACGGCAAAGTGCATAAAACGCAGGCAAACTATAACAACGAAATCGGAGTTCCAAAGACTCTATTGGAATTGAATTCGGATCATGATTTTGCTGTGATTGAAATGGGAATGAGAGCGCTCGGAGAAATTGCGCTGCTATCACAGATTGCAAGTCCAGATATTAGTGTGATTACAAATGTGGGAACGGCGCATATTGGGAGATTAGGATCGAGAGAAGCGATCGCACAAGCAAAATGTGAACTCTTAGCCGAAATGCCGGAAGATGCAGTTGCAATTCTGAATCACGATAATCCATTGCTGCTCGAAACTGCGAACACCATTTGGCATGGAAAATCAATCACCTACGGATTGCAGGGCGGCGATTTACAAGGGCAATTGATTGATACTGAAACGCTGAAAGTTAGAAACGATCGATACCCGTTACCGCTTCCGGGTGAGCATAATGCGCTTAATTTCTTAGCAGCGTTAGCGGTGATCAAAGCTTTAGATCTCGATGCTTCTAATTTAACCACAGGCGTTGAAGTGGAATTGCCAAGCGGACGGGCGCGACGGTATGAACTTTCTAATGATGTCGTGATTTTGGATGAAAGCTACAACGCGGGATTAGAATCGATGCTGGCTTCATTGAAATTGCTGGCTCAAACGAAAGGCGATCGCAGAATTGCCGTACTTGGAACGATGAAAGAACTCGGTGATTGGTCGATTCACTATCATCAACAAGTCGGTGAACAAGTGAAGGAATTAAAACTCGATCAATTATTGATTTTGGCTGATCCGGATGAAGCACAAGCAATGGCGATCGCAGCTTCTCCGATTCCTGCGGAAACTTTTACCGACTATACAGAAGTGATTGCCCGATTAAACGCTTTGATCCAACCTGGGGATCGACTATTGTTCAAGGCTTCTCGCGCGGTTGGACTCGATCGGGTTGTCACGGCTCTGATTCCGTCTAAATAA